The following are from one region of the Desulfuromonas acetexigens genome:
- a CDS encoding IS3 family transposase (programmed frameshift) codes for MIPKKRKSYTREFKVETVKLVTDGGASANQIADDMGIHVNTLYKWIRELSAKPEEAFPGKGHMACSDAEMVRQLKRENERLKMERDILKKNGHLFERPDLIFPFICHLQSEFPVSVMCRILKVSRSGYYAWLRRPESLRKTQDKALSEMIQEIHKESGGEYGSPKIHEELRRRGTRCGRKRVARLMRKDGLRAKTVRKFKATTNSDHRLPVAPNLLDRDFSPAEPNKAWVADITYIWTNEGWLYLAVVIDLFSRAVVGWSMSERMTRTLVMDAFTLAVKRRDPLPGLIHHSDRGSQYASADFQRLLAKYGAICSMSRKANCWDNAVAESFFSLLKRALVFHHQYPTRAQARQSIFDYIERFYNRKRIHSSLGYRTPYEVDHLKLAA; via the exons ATGATACCGAAGAAGAGAAAGTCGTATACGCGCGAGTTCAAGGTTGAAACGGTCAAGCTGGTTACGGATGGCGGTGCCAGTGCGAACCAAATTGCAGATGACATGGGGATCCACGTCAATACGCTCTACAAATGGATCAGAGAGCTGTCAGCGAAGCCCGAAGAAGCCTTTCCCGGCAAGGGACACATGGCCTGCTCCGATGCAGAAATGGTCCGTCAGCTCAAGCGAGAAAACGAGCGGTTGAAGATGGAGCGTGACATCCTAAAAAAA AATGGCCATCTTTTCGAAAGACCCGACCTGATCTTTCCGTTCATCTGCCACCTTCAGTCGGAGTTTCCGGTCTCTGTCATGTGCCGCATATTGAAGGTTTCCAGGAGCGGCTACTATGCTTGGCTGCGTAGGCCCGAGAGCCTGAGAAAGACACAAGACAAAGCGCTGTCCGAGATGATCCAAGAGATCCACAAGGAAAGCGGCGGCGAATACGGCAGTCCCAAGATCCATGAGGAACTGCGTCGTCGCGGGACACGTTGCGGGCGCAAACGGGTTGCCCGCCTGATGAGAAAAGATGGCCTGAGAGCCAAGACCGTACGTAAATTCAAGGCGACCACCAATTCGGACCACCGTTTGCCGGTGGCTCCCAACTTGCTTGACCGTGACTTCTCTCCCGCTGAGCCGAACAAGGCCTGGGTAGCGGATATCACTTACATCTGGACGAATGAAGGCTGGCTTTACCTCGCTGTTGTCATCGACCTGTTCTCCCGTGCCGTTGTTGGCTGGTCGATGTCAGAACGCATGACTCGAACACTGGTCATGGATGCCTTCACTCTGGCTGTGAAGCGCCGTGATCCGCTTCCTGGCCTGATTCATCATTCAGATCGGGGATCGCAGTATGCCAGTGCCGATTTCCAGCGGCTCTTGGCAAAATACGGTGCGATATGCAGCATGAGCCGCAAAGCCAACTGCTGGGACAACGCGGTGGCAGAAAGTTTCTTTTCGCTATTGAAAAGAGCTCTGGTGTTTCATCACCAGTACCCGACCCGTGCACAGGCACGGCAGAGCATCTTTGACTACATTGAGCGGTTCTACAACCGCAAGCGGATTCATTCTTCGCTGGGGTATCGGACCCCATACGAGGTCGATCATCTCAAACTTGCAGCTTAA
- a CDS encoding surface lipoprotein assembly modifier: MKVVVSVIIFLGLSLQTAFSANDTLDIGSAQALLEAGMPTDALDLLQAGLDPSSTNVQEWFLLAMAAKSSNRPRESSTYLKKVIELDPEQAGRAKLELAQLAYTLGDAETAKNYLTEVKSAKPPTKVGENIDQFLEMIERQGVPKQWRVNGSVGWMYDSNANAGPAIDSVLLFGLPFDLSSDAKEQSDNALLLQLGVDHNQGISDDLGWQTGFSLSRTDYNDIDNLDSLVLSGSTGPSWRITDTLVASLPLVANWVKIGHEETYYSYSYGVAPQLRYALSKKLSFNLGTTFSKKKYNNNSKRNSENYSLSPSFVYQFSPASFARVGLVGGKEDSGLAYCENELWGGNALYGYTFGDRLQATLNFGYTDTEYEGREAAYRVPRHDKTIRYGVDLAYHIKMLNSDLLLSVNRTVNDSNLVMYEYDRDQVAISWRISY, encoded by the coding sequence ATGAAAGTTGTTGTCTCTGTCATCATTTTTTTGGGTCTTTCTCTGCAAACGGCTTTTTCTGCAAACGACACCCTCGATATTGGTTCGGCGCAGGCCTTACTTGAGGCGGGGATGCCGACTGACGCTCTCGATCTTTTGCAGGCCGGCCTGGACCCAAGCAGTACCAATGTGCAGGAATGGTTTTTACTGGCCATGGCCGCGAAGTCAAGTAATCGCCCCAGGGAATCAAGTACGTACCTGAAAAAAGTGATTGAACTCGATCCGGAACAGGCAGGGAGGGCCAAACTTGAATTGGCGCAGTTGGCTTACACGCTCGGTGATGCTGAAACAGCCAAAAATTACCTGACCGAAGTTAAATCGGCCAAGCCGCCGACAAAAGTTGGTGAAAATATCGACCAGTTTCTTGAAATGATCGAAAGGCAGGGCGTGCCAAAACAGTGGAGAGTCAATGGATCGGTAGGTTGGATGTACGATTCCAATGCCAATGCTGGCCCTGCAATTGATTCAGTGCTGCTGTTTGGTCTCCCTTTTGATCTTTCCAGTGACGCAAAGGAGCAAAGCGACAATGCGTTATTGCTCCAGTTGGGGGTCGATCATAACCAGGGGATTTCGGACGACCTTGGCTGGCAGACCGGTTTTTCTTTGAGTCGTACGGACTACAACGATATCGATAATCTGGATTCTCTGGTGCTGTCTGGGTCGACGGGGCCTTCATGGAGAATCACCGATACCTTGGTTGCCTCTCTCCCCCTGGTTGCCAACTGGGTCAAGATAGGGCATGAAGAGACATATTATTCGTATTCATATGGTGTCGCCCCACAGTTGCGCTATGCACTATCCAAAAAACTTTCCTTTAATCTCGGCACCACGTTCAGTAAGAAAAAATATAATAATAACAGCAAGCGAAATTCTGAAAATTATTCTCTCTCGCCATCTTTTGTCTATCAGTTTAGTCCGGCCAGTTTTGCTCGGGTCGGTTTGGTTGGGGGCAAGGAAGATTCGGGCCTGGCTTATTGTGAGAATGAACTTTGGGGGGGCAATGCATTGTATGGGTATACTTTTGGGGATCGGTTACAGGCAACCCTGAATTTCGGCTATACCGATACCGAGTATGAGGGCAGGGAGGCCGCTTACAGAGTGCCCAGGCACGACAAAACCATCAGGTATGGTGTCGATCTCGCTTATCACATCAAAATGTTAAACTCAGACCTGTTACTTTCGGTTAATCGTACGGTTAACGACAGTAATCTTGTCATGTACGAATATGACAGGGATCAGGTAGCAATTTCTTGGCGAATTTCATATTAA
- a CDS encoding type II TA system antitoxin MqsA family protein, whose protein sequence is MTCPDCRQAELVENRENIRYTESGLHYVTLCNILVERCPACGNTLVNIPKMEQLHRLLANIVIKKSGRLEPFEITFLRKSLGWSKADFARNMHVRPSQVRHWESEYKPSPMGEANELLLRSLVAHNRRIDNYFDEMANLSLSPQPHAQRRVAISRNHKGWVADEAA, encoded by the coding sequence ATGACGTGCCCTGATTGCCGGCAAGCAGAACTGGTTGAGAACCGCGAGAATATCCGTTACACGGAATCCGGTCTTCACTATGTGACCCTGTGCAACATCCTGGTGGAGCGTTGCCCGGCGTGCGGCAACACGCTGGTCAATATCCCCAAAATGGAACAACTGCATCGGTTGCTGGCGAACATTGTCATCAAGAAGTCCGGTCGCCTGGAGCCTTTCGAGATTACCTTTCTGCGTAAATCCCTGGGCTGGTCAAAGGCGGACTTCGCCCGGAACATGCACGTTCGCCCCAGCCAGGTAAGGCATTGGGAATCCGAGTACAAGCCTTCGCCGATGGGCGAAGCCAATGAGCTCCTGCTTCGCAGCCTGGTGGCCCACAACCGCCGGATTGACAACTACTTTGACGAGATGGCGAACCTCTCGCTTTCCCCGCAACCCCATGCGCAACGGCGGGTGGCGATCAGTCGCAACCATAAAGGCTGGGTTGCCGACGAGGCCGCTTGA
- a CDS encoding LexA family transcriptional regulator encodes MEINVAERIRLFRVRTGLSQKEFAEKVGLAPAAMNRLEKGNRQPDVEFLVAVRKLFGADLNELIAGEPDGPTKHALPLFGDDQLQEMGGDVAPRGWVGFPEVEGMSFAYRMRDESMFPVIHPGDVLLVRDEPARLGDRLLCRDETGRIRVRQLARRTTTGDALLAENPAYPETPLTGEIRVLGKIEAVLRKLPV; translated from the coding sequence ATGGAAATAAATGTTGCCGAACGAATCCGGCTGTTCCGTGTCCGAACAGGACTTTCACAGAAGGAGTTCGCGGAGAAGGTCGGGCTGGCGCCGGCGGCCATGAACCGGCTGGAGAAAGGGAACCGGCAGCCGGATGTGGAATTTCTCGTCGCCGTGCGCAAGCTCTTCGGGGCCGATCTCAATGAACTGATTGCCGGCGAGCCGGACGGCCCGACGAAACATGCGCTTCCGCTATTCGGGGACGATCAGTTGCAAGAGATGGGCGGAGACGTCGCGCCCAGGGGCTGGGTCGGGTTTCCCGAGGTGGAGGGGATGAGCTTTGCTTACCGGATGCGGGACGAGAGCATGTTTCCCGTCATCCATCCCGGGGATGTGCTGCTGGTCCGGGACGAACCGGCCAGGCTGGGGGACCGGCTTCTGTGTCGCGACGAGACGGGGAGAATCCGTGTGCGGCAGCTGGCCCGTCGTACCACGACCGGGGATGCCCTGCTCGCGGAGAATCCCGCTTATCCCGAAACGCCCCTGACCGGGGAGATCCGGGTGCTGGGCAAGATCGAGGCAGTCCTGCGCAAACTTCCCGTATAG
- a CDS encoding MbcA/ParS/Xre antitoxin family protein produces the protein MLRQVIAGLEELPNDASFTQIKAVLDLAALRTVPDPIRRRALEVFGGEEKTGEWLTTKIAVLGGQTPMDILISTEGEKEVLAILDRIEHGVFS, from the coding sequence ATGCTGCGCCAGGTGATCGCCGGGCTGGAAGAACTTCCGAATGACGCTTCTTTTACGCAGATCAAAGCCGTCCTCGACCTCGCGGCGCTTCGAACCGTGCCGGACCCGATCCGGCGTCGCGCGCTGGAAGTGTTCGGTGGCGAGGAGAAAACTGGAGAATGGCTGACGACGAAAATCGCGGTCCTGGGCGGACAGACGCCGATGGATATCCTGATAAGCACGGAAGGGGAAAAAGAGGTGCTCGCTATTCTTGACCGAATCGAGCACGGGGTGTTTTCGTGA
- a CDS encoding DUF2442 domain-containing protein, translated as MDGTEGRVDLAALVHSPDAGVFGALADSALFDQVFVDHGAVTWPGEIDLAPDAMYAEIKKAGTWVLQSTTPRMNPGD; from the coding sequence GTGGATGGCACCGAAGGGAGGGTAGACCTGGCCGCCCTTGTTCATTCGCCTGACGCTGGGGTCTTCGGCGCCCTTGCCGATTCCGCGCTCTTCGATCAAGTGTTTGTCGATCACGGTGCGGTGACTTGGCCAGGCGAAATCGACCTGGCCCCGGATGCCATGTACGCCGAGATCAAGAAAGCTGGAACATGGGTATTGCAGTCGACCACCCCACGGATGAATCCAGGGGATTGA
- a CDS encoding tyrosine-type recombinase/integrase produces the protein MALFDGLKKTKRKGVFFKDHPTRKHGVRPDRLLILRFTIGGKTYLETFGYTSEGKTELDAENKITEFRANYRAGKGPICLADDREIERRAAAEEEARQRREITVSQLISHFIEDHGKRKKRSWREDERALRKDLEPWANWRVKDVTRRDAKGLLDAIDQRGAPVQAFNVLCKARKMWNMAIMWEYAENNPFALLEAPRPYVPRNRVLTANEILIVWNALRNREGLSMSDEMSRALRLVLVTGQRPGEVIGMHSRELDGRWWTIPEERSKNKKAHRVYLTDMALDLIGAIPSDGYIFPSPKNAAQPIAGNAMALSLRRNILGADPGYPVKGEGGRNKKQAAKKAENPPPTNRIGVEHFRPHDLRRTVLTGMARLKIPRENRERVVNHSTDLLEEIYNLYDYDDEKRAALTLWAEYLQKITTGKSGANVVNLADRR, from the coding sequence ATGGCACTTTTCGACGGTCTGAAAAAGACGAAACGCAAGGGGGTTTTCTTCAAAGACCACCCAACCCGCAAGCATGGCGTCCGGCCCGACCGGCTGCTGATTTTGCGTTTCACCATCGGCGGTAAGACGTACCTCGAAACCTTCGGTTATACAAGCGAGGGCAAGACGGAATTGGATGCCGAAAATAAGATCACCGAGTTTCGAGCCAACTATCGGGCAGGGAAAGGGCCGATATGCTTGGCCGACGATCGAGAGATTGAACGCCGGGCGGCCGCCGAGGAAGAAGCCCGCCAGCGCCGCGAAATTACTGTCTCGCAACTAATCTCTCATTTCATAGAGGATCACGGCAAGAGGAAAAAACGCTCTTGGCGGGAAGATGAAAGAGCCCTCCGCAAAGACCTTGAACCTTGGGCCAACTGGCGAGTCAAGGATGTTACCCGCCGCGATGCCAAGGGCTTGCTGGACGCTATCGACCAGCGCGGTGCGCCCGTCCAGGCCTTCAACGTGCTTTGCAAGGCCCGCAAGATGTGGAACATGGCGATCATGTGGGAATACGCTGAAAATAACCCCTTTGCCTTGCTTGAAGCCCCTCGCCCCTATGTCCCGCGCAACCGGGTGTTGACTGCCAATGAAATCCTGATTGTGTGGAACGCCTTGAGAAACCGGGAAGGCCTGTCAATGTCCGATGAAATGAGCCGAGCGTTGCGTCTCGTTCTGGTGACCGGGCAACGGCCGGGGGAGGTCATCGGGATGCACTCAAGGGAGCTTGACGGGCGCTGGTGGACAATCCCTGAAGAACGGTCGAAAAACAAGAAGGCACATCGGGTTTATTTGACCGACATGGCGCTTGACCTGATTGGGGCGATACCAAGTGACGGCTACATTTTTCCCAGCCCCAAAAACGCAGCCCAGCCCATTGCTGGAAACGCGATGGCGTTGAGCTTGCGCCGGAACATTCTCGGAGCGGATCCGGGTTATCCCGTCAAGGGTGAAGGGGGGCGCAACAAGAAACAGGCCGCGAAAAAAGCGGAAAACCCCCCTCCAACCAACCGCATCGGCGTTGAACATTTCCGTCCCCACGATCTCCGAAGAACCGTCCTAACTGGCATGGCCAGATTGAAGATCCCCCGCGAAAATAGGGAGCGGGTCGTCAACCATTCCACGGATCTCTTGGAAGAGATATACAACCTGTACGACTACGACGACGAAAAGCGCGCGGCTCTGACCCTCTGGGCCGAATACCTGCAAAAAATCACTACAGGCAAGAGCGGCGCCAATGTGGTCAATCTGGCGGACCGGCGGTGA
- a CDS encoding YkgJ family cysteine cluster protein — MTEWVAIKEDLLRRQRDFDGRIARRLAEYEGRGGRIFCGRGCRACCTLTVDCSFGEALLVAEALSDAQGPALDGYVERLRELLPTVADFKSYLRMQRRELGDCPFLDGEGACAVYEARPFACRALFSTRPAEWCGVDFGELPAIEKQLFMASLDRTVVDFPTHYLAEPRELARELEGMGLLAMERAFGFSLAGNLPYLVWLESHYGLSQKCAEGYAAVTALLEAEGLKLPFVLHLDKVPA, encoded by the coding sequence GTGACCGAATGGGTAGCAATCAAAGAGGATTTGCTGCGGCGGCAGCGGGATTTCGACGGGCGGATCGCGCGCCGGCTCGCGGAGTATGAAGGGCGGGGCGGGCGGATTTTCTGCGGACGGGGCTGTCGGGCCTGCTGCACCCTGACGGTCGATTGCAGCTTCGGCGAGGCGCTGCTCGTCGCCGAGGCGTTGAGCGATGCCCAGGGGCCTGCCCTCGACGGCTATGTCGAGCGCCTGCGTGAGTTGCTGCCGACGGTGGCGGATTTCAAGAGCTATCTGCGCATGCAGCGGCGGGAGTTGGGGGATTGCCCCTTTCTCGACGGGGAGGGGGCCTGCGCTGTCTACGAAGCACGCCCCTTCGCCTGCCGGGCACTCTTTTCAACCCGTCCCGCCGAGTGGTGCGGCGTCGATTTCGGCGAGCTGCCGGCTATCGAGAAGCAGCTGTTCATGGCGAGTCTCGACCGCACGGTGGTCGATTTTCCCACCCATTATCTGGCTGAGCCCCGGGAGTTGGCGCGAGAGCTGGAAGGGATGGGGCTGCTGGCCATGGAACGGGCCTTCGGCTTTTCCCTGGCCGGCAATCTCCCCTATCTGGTCTGGCTGGAAAGTCATTATGGCCTGAGCCAAAAATGCGCCGAAGGATACGCCGCCGTGACCGCGTTGCTGGAAGCGGAAGGGCTGAAACTCCCTTTCGTGCTGCACCTCGACAAGGTTCCGGCGTAG
- the hemL gene encoding glutamate-1-semialdehyde 2,1-aminomutase produces MNHQQSAALFARAMQIIPGGVNSPVRAFKSVGCDPIFIARAEGSRIYDADGNAYIDYVGSWGPMILGHCHPKVVEAIQQAAASGASFGAPTEKEIVLAEMVREAYPNIEKVRMVSSGTEATMSAIRLARGYTGRDKILKFDGCYHGHADSLLVKAGSGAATFGVPTSPGVPADFAKYTLTATYNDLAETRALVAANKGEIACIILEAIAGNMGCVAPKPGFLEGLRQLCNEEGIVLIVDEVMTGFRVAFGGAQERYGVRGDLVCLGKIIGGGLPVGAFGGKREIMERLSPEGGIYQAGTLSGNPLAMSAGIATLKLLKEEGFYARIEEKSAYFEKGMRQAATAAGVPTSLQRVGGMFCTYFQAEEVFNFADVKAETPKIFAKFFRTMLEEGINLAPSQYEAGFMSIAHSTADLDQTFEAAAKAFKEL; encoded by the coding sequence ATGAATCATCAGCAATCGGCAGCGCTTTTCGCCAGAGCCATGCAGATTATTCCCGGCGGAGTCAACAGCCCGGTCCGGGCCTTCAAATCGGTCGGCTGCGATCCAATCTTCATCGCTCGCGCCGAGGGTTCCCGCATCTATGATGCCGACGGCAATGCCTATATCGACTACGTCGGCTCCTGGGGACCGATGATTCTCGGCCATTGCCATCCCAAGGTGGTCGAGGCGATCCAGCAGGCTGCCGCCTCCGGCGCCTCCTTCGGCGCGCCGACGGAGAAGGAGATTGTCCTCGCCGAAATGGTCCGGGAAGCCTATCCCAATATCGAGAAGGTACGCATGGTCTCCTCCGGCACCGAGGCGACCATGAGCGCCATCCGTCTGGCCCGCGGTTACACCGGGCGGGACAAGATCCTCAAGTTCGACGGCTGCTACCACGGCCACGCCGACTCGTTGCTGGTCAAGGCCGGCAGCGGCGCCGCCACCTTCGGGGTGCCGACTTCGCCCGGTGTTCCCGCCGATTTCGCCAAATACACCCTCACCGCCACCTACAACGACCTGGCTGAAACCCGGGCGCTGGTCGCGGCCAACAAAGGCGAGATTGCCTGCATCATTCTGGAGGCGATCGCTGGCAATATGGGCTGCGTGGCGCCGAAACCGGGATTCCTCGAAGGTCTGCGCCAGCTGTGTAACGAAGAAGGGATCGTGCTCATCGTCGACGAGGTCATGACCGGCTTCCGCGTCGCTTTTGGGGGCGCCCAAGAGCGTTACGGAGTACGCGGTGACCTGGTCTGTCTCGGCAAGATCATCGGCGGCGGCCTTCCGGTTGGGGCCTTCGGCGGCAAGCGGGAGATCATGGAAAGACTCTCCCCCGAGGGCGGCATCTACCAGGCCGGCACCCTCTCCGGCAATCCCCTGGCCATGAGCGCCGGCATCGCCACCTTGAAGCTACTCAAGGAGGAAGGCTTCTACGCCCGCATCGAGGAGAAGAGCGCCTATTTCGAAAAAGGGATGCGCCAGGCGGCGACCGCCGCCGGGGTGCCGACCTCGCTGCAACGGGTCGGGGGCATGTTCTGCACCTACTTTCAGGCCGAAGAAGTCTTCAACTTCGCCGATGTCAAAGCGGAAACCCCGAAAATCTTCGCCAAATTCTTCCGGACCATGCTCGAAGAAGGCATCAATCTCGCCCCCAGCCAGTACGAAGCAGGATTCATGAGCATCGCCCACAGCACCGCCGATCTCGACCAAACCTTCGAAGCGGCAGCCAAGGCGTTTAAGGAGTTATAA
- the aroF gene encoding 3-deoxy-7-phosphoheptulonate synthase: protein MIIVMKKGADKEQLAEVKKQIRELGYKPHVIHGETRNVIGAVGDERGKSVLQAMESLPGVESVVPILKPYKLASREVKPEPSTVDLGGGVTVGGGQLVVMAGPCSVESEAQILETAHAVKAAGATVLRGGAFKPRTSPYSFQGMEEDGLKLLALAREATGLPIVTEVVNPRDVDLVARYADIMQVGARNIQNFALLKMLGQLDKPILLKRGMASTIQEFLMSAEYILAEGNRRVLLCERGIRTFETATRNTLDISAVPVLKEQTHLPIIIDPSHATGHASLVPSMCYAGVAAGCDGLIVEVHPCPEKAASDGPQSLRPAEFAAMMAKLREFAKVAGKEL from the coding sequence ATGATTATCGTCATGAAAAAAGGGGCAGACAAGGAACAACTGGCCGAAGTCAAGAAGCAGATCCGCGAACTGGGCTACAAGCCCCATGTGATTCACGGCGAAACCCGCAACGTCATCGGCGCAGTCGGCGATGAGCGGGGCAAGTCGGTGTTGCAGGCCATGGAGTCTCTGCCGGGGGTGGAGAGCGTGGTGCCGATTCTCAAGCCTTACAAACTGGCCAGCCGCGAGGTCAAGCCGGAGCCGAGCACGGTGGATTTGGGCGGCGGTGTCACGGTGGGTGGGGGTCAGCTGGTGGTGATGGCCGGCCCCTGTTCGGTGGAGAGTGAAGCGCAGATCCTGGAAACCGCCCACGCGGTCAAGGCGGCCGGCGCCACGGTGCTGCGCGGCGGCGCCTTCAAACCGCGCACCAGCCCCTATTCTTTCCAGGGGATGGAGGAGGACGGTCTCAAGTTGCTGGCTCTGGCTCGGGAAGCGACCGGTCTGCCCATCGTCACCGAGGTGGTCAATCCCCGAGATGTGGACCTGGTCGCCCGCTATGCCGACATCATGCAGGTCGGCGCCCGCAATATCCAGAATTTCGCCCTGCTCAAGATGCTCGGCCAGCTCGACAAGCCGATCCTGCTCAAACGCGGGATGGCCAGCACCATCCAGGAATTCCTGATGAGCGCCGAGTACATCCTCGCCGAGGGGAACCGGCGCGTCCTCCTCTGCGAGCGGGGCATCCGCACCTTCGAGACCGCCACCCGCAACACCCTCGATATTTCGGCGGTGCCGGTGCTCAAGGAGCAGACCCACCTGCCGATCATCATCGATCCCTCCCATGCCACCGGCCACGCCAGCCTGGTCCCCTCCATGTGCTACGCGGGGGTGGCGGCCGGCTGCGACGGCCTGATCGTCGAGGTCCATCCCTGCCCGGAAAAGGCCGCCAGTGATGGGCCCCAGTCCCTGCGCCCGGCGGAGTTCGCGGCAATGATGGCGAAGCTGCGGGAGTTCGCGAAGGTCGCCGGAAAAGAGTTGTAA
- a CDS encoding pyridoxal phosphate-dependent aminotransferase: MRNNIVHIGAGELTYEIRAIVDIADKLKDLGIKTNMENIGDPVAKGEKIPLWMKEIVADLAMKDCAYGYCPTRGVLETRQFLADLTNKRGKTQITADDILFFNGLGDAIQKVYGFLRREARVIGPSPTYSTHSSGEAAHAGQKPVSYRLDPGNNWYPDLDDLRLSIKYNPAICGILIINPDNPTGAVYPERVLREMIAIAKEYDLFIICDEIYHNIVYNGESTKPISDLIGDVPTIAMKGISKEAPWPGARCGWIEVYNADKDPMFQQYVASILNSKMVEVCSTTLPQKAIPALLSHPEYPKYLEERKRRYERASNIAYQLLKDVPGIKVNRTNGAFYMAVAFEKGRLTHEQSLPIENPEVKQLVDGLVNLPGCSLDKRFVYYLLASTGICVVPLSSFCTPEQGFRITLLERDEQELTKIFETIAASIGAYLQS, encoded by the coding sequence ATGCGCAACAACATCGTCCATATCGGAGCGGGGGAACTGACTTACGAGATCCGGGCCATTGTCGATATCGCCGACAAGCTCAAAGATCTGGGAATTAAAACCAACATGGAAAATATCGGCGATCCGGTGGCCAAGGGGGAGAAAATCCCCCTCTGGATGAAGGAGATCGTCGCCGATCTGGCCATGAAGGATTGCGCCTACGGCTATTGTCCGACCCGGGGCGTGCTGGAAACTCGCCAGTTTCTCGCCGACCTGACCAACAAGCGGGGCAAGACCCAGATCACGGCCGACGACATCCTTTTCTTCAACGGCCTCGGCGACGCCATCCAGAAGGTCTACGGCTTCCTCCGCCGCGAGGCGCGGGTCATCGGCCCCTCGCCGACCTATTCGACCCACTCCTCCGGCGAGGCCGCCCACGCCGGGCAGAAGCCGGTTTCCTACCGGCTCGATCCGGGCAACAACTGGTATCCCGATCTCGACGATCTGCGCCTCTCGATCAAGTACAACCCGGCGATCTGCGGCATCCTCATCATCAATCCGGACAATCCTACCGGCGCCGTCTATCCCGAGCGCGTCCTGCGGGAGATGATCGCCATCGCCAAGGAATACGATCTGTTCATCATCTGCGATGAGATCTATCACAACATCGTCTACAACGGCGAGTCGACCAAGCCGATCTCCGACCTGATCGGCGACGTGCCGACCATCGCCATGAAGGGGATCAGCAAAGAAGCCCCCTGGCCCGGTGCCCGCTGCGGCTGGATCGAGGTTTACAACGCCGACAAGGATCCGATGTTCCAGCAGTACGTGGCGTCGATCCTCAATTCGAAGATGGTCGAGGTCTGCTCCACGACCCTGCCGCAGAAGGCGATCCCGGCGCTGCTCAGTCATCCGGAGTACCCCAAGTACCTGGAAGAGCGCAAGCGTCGTTACGAGCGGGCTTCGAATATCGCCTACCAGCTACTCAAGGATGTGCCGGGAATCAAGGTCAACCGCACCAACGGCGCCTTCTACATGGCGGTAGCCTTCGAGAAGGGGCGTCTCACCCACGAGCAGAGCCTGCCCATTGAAAACCCCGAAGTCAAGCAACTGGTCGATGGGCTGGTGAACCTGCCGGGCTGTTCCCTGGACAAGCGCTTCGTCTACTATCTGCTGGCTTCCACCGGCATCTGCGTGGTGCCGCTCTCCTCCTTCTGTACTCCGGAGCAGGGCTTCCGCATCACCCTGCTGGAGCGGGACGAGCAGGAGCTGACCAAGATTTTCGAGACGATCGCCGCTTCCATCGGTGCCTACCTCCAATCCTGA